In one window of Brassica rapa cultivar Chiifu-401-42 chromosome A07, CAAS_Brap_v3.01, whole genome shotgun sequence DNA:
- the LOC103830728 gene encoding trithorax group protein osa isoform X2 — protein MAGKQIGGEGGVPENLAGMTKSQLYDIMSQMKTLIDQNHEQAREILIRNPLLTKALFQAQIMLGMVQPPQVPKVDPLVAVQPQQSRQSIPTKPNVQAPVSSVQGGEPGATMQPQAPIRKHPMQQQQPLHMPPPPSVSATSNAPSQPRFSHPQRQGHLNPAATSLSHPQVQNAPPLAPHHPTSQQPQFHHLDIPASSTQLQQQQQPMHSVKSSHLAQQQARPYHHQFGPSQTGPNAGFQHHGAPPQHHSQPMFHSGNRPPASGGPQFPQGQPHLPSQPPYQGGGQFRGDYNNNQLGGPMAAERGPWMASQPESSNITHLPGLGPAPPPSQVGPGGGPPPRPAPISADMEKALLQQVMSLTPEQINLLPPEQRNQVLQLQQILRQ, from the exons ATGGCGGGCAAGCAAATCGGCGGAGAGGGCGGTGTGCCGGAGAATCTCGCCGGAATGACCAAAAGCCAGCTCTACGATATCATGTCTCAGATGAAG ACGCTGATCGATCAAAACCACGAGCAAGCGAGAGAGATTCTGATTCGGAACCCTCTTTTGACCAAGGCTCTTTTCCAG GCACAGATCATGCTTGGAATGGTTCAGCCTCCTCAG GTTCCAAAAGTGGATCCTCTAGTCGCGGTACAGCCTCAACAGTCCCGTCAATCTATCCCGACAAAGCCAAACGTTCAAGCTCCTGTTTCATCTGTTCAAGGCGGAGAGCCAGGAGCTACAATGCAACCACAAGCACCTATTAGAAAACACCCAATGCAACAGCAGCAACCGTTGCATATGCCTCCTCCACCTTCCGTCTCTGCAACCAGTAATGCTCCATCACAGCCTCGATTTTCGCATCCCCAGCGTCAGGGACATCTGAATCCTGCTGCCACTTCCTTGTCTCATCCTCAAGTTCAAAACGCACCTCCTCTAGCTCCCCATCATCCAACATCCCAACAACCTCAGTTTCATCATCTTGATATACCAGCCTCCTCGACTCAgttgcaacaacaacaacaaccgatGCACTCTGTTAAGAGTTCTCATTTAGCTCAGCAACAGGCTAGACCGTATCATCATCAGTTTGGACCATCCCAGACTGGTCCTAATGCTGGGTTTCAGCACCATGGCGCACCTCCTCAGCATCATTCTCAGCCCATGTTTCAT TCAGGCAACAGACCCCCGGCTTCTGGTGGACCGCAGTTCCCGCAGGGACAGCCACATCTGCCTAGTCAGCCACCATATCAG ggTGGAGGACAATTTCGTGGGGACTACAATAATAACCAATTGGGAGGTCCGATGGCTGCAGAAAGAGGTCCTTGGATGGCTAGCCAACCAGAGAGCTCAAACATTACTCATCTCCCAGGATTAGGACCGGCTCCTCCACCAAGCCAAGTTGGGCCTGGAGGCGGACCACCACCTCGCCCTGCACCG ATATCTGCAGATATGGAGAAGGCACTGCTTCAACAGGTGATGAGTCTGACCCCAGAGCAGATCAATTTACTGCCACCAGAACAGAGAAATCAAGTCCTTCAACTCCAACAGATTCTCCGACAGTGA
- the LOC103830728 gene encoding trithorax group protein osa isoform X1: MAGKQIGGEGGVPENLAGMTKSQLYDIMSQMKTLIDQNHEQAREILIRNPLLTKALFQAQIMLGMVQPPQVVPKVDPLVAVQPQQSRQSIPTKPNVQAPVSSVQGGEPGATMQPQAPIRKHPMQQQQPLHMPPPPSVSATSNAPSQPRFSHPQRQGHLNPAATSLSHPQVQNAPPLAPHHPTSQQPQFHHLDIPASSTQLQQQQQPMHSVKSSHLAQQQARPYHHQFGPSQTGPNAGFQHHGAPPQHHSQPMFHSGNRPPASGGPQFPQGQPHLPSQPPYQGGGQFRGDYNNNQLGGPMAAERGPWMASQPESSNITHLPGLGPAPPPSQVGPGGGPPPRPAPISADMEKALLQQVMSLTPEQINLLPPEQRNQVLQLQQILRQ; the protein is encoded by the exons ATGGCGGGCAAGCAAATCGGCGGAGAGGGCGGTGTGCCGGAGAATCTCGCCGGAATGACCAAAAGCCAGCTCTACGATATCATGTCTCAGATGAAG ACGCTGATCGATCAAAACCACGAGCAAGCGAGAGAGATTCTGATTCGGAACCCTCTTTTGACCAAGGCTCTTTTCCAG GCACAGATCATGCTTGGAATGGTTCAGCCTCCTCAGGTG GTTCCAAAAGTGGATCCTCTAGTCGCGGTACAGCCTCAACAGTCCCGTCAATCTATCCCGACAAAGCCAAACGTTCAAGCTCCTGTTTCATCTGTTCAAGGCGGAGAGCCAGGAGCTACAATGCAACCACAAGCACCTATTAGAAAACACCCAATGCAACAGCAGCAACCGTTGCATATGCCTCCTCCACCTTCCGTCTCTGCAACCAGTAATGCTCCATCACAGCCTCGATTTTCGCATCCCCAGCGTCAGGGACATCTGAATCCTGCTGCCACTTCCTTGTCTCATCCTCAAGTTCAAAACGCACCTCCTCTAGCTCCCCATCATCCAACATCCCAACAACCTCAGTTTCATCATCTTGATATACCAGCCTCCTCGACTCAgttgcaacaacaacaacaaccgatGCACTCTGTTAAGAGTTCTCATTTAGCTCAGCAACAGGCTAGACCGTATCATCATCAGTTTGGACCATCCCAGACTGGTCCTAATGCTGGGTTTCAGCACCATGGCGCACCTCCTCAGCATCATTCTCAGCCCATGTTTCAT TCAGGCAACAGACCCCCGGCTTCTGGTGGACCGCAGTTCCCGCAGGGACAGCCACATCTGCCTAGTCAGCCACCATATCAG ggTGGAGGACAATTTCGTGGGGACTACAATAATAACCAATTGGGAGGTCCGATGGCTGCAGAAAGAGGTCCTTGGATGGCTAGCCAACCAGAGAGCTCAAACATTACTCATCTCCCAGGATTAGGACCGGCTCCTCCACCAAGCCAAGTTGGGCCTGGAGGCGGACCACCACCTCGCCCTGCACCG ATATCTGCAGATATGGAGAAGGCACTGCTTCAACAGGTGATGAGTCTGACCCCAGAGCAGATCAATTTACTGCCACCAGAACAGAGAAATCAAGTCCTTCAACTCCAACAGATTCTCCGACAGTGA
- the LOC103830729 gene encoding RNA polymerase II subunit A C-terminal domain phosphatase SSU72 — protein MRFRYAMVCSSNQNRSMEAHFLLKRQGLDVASYGTGSHVKLPGPSAREPNVYDFGTPYKQMFDELRRKDPELYKRNGILQMLKRNLNVKLAPQRWQDNAGDGVFDVVMTFEEKVFDSVLEDLNNREQSLMKTILVMNLEVKDNHEEAAIGGRLALELCQEIEGNETWEDTIDDIVAGFEKQQRRKLVYSISFY, from the exons ATGAGGTTCCGGTACGCCATGGTCTGCTCCTCGAATCAGAACCGGAGCATGGAAGCTCACTTCCTCCTCAAGAGGCAAGGACTCGACGTAGCTTCGTACGGGACAGGGTCTCACGTGAAACTACCTGGACCATCCGCCAGAGAGCCTAACGTCTACGACTTCGGAACTCCGTACAAGCAGATGTTCGATGAACTCAGGCGCAAGGATCCTGAGCT TTACAAGAGGAATGGGATCTTGCAGATGCTTAAGAGGAACCTTAACGTGAAGCTTGCTCCCCAGAGATGGCAAGATAATGCTGGTGATGGTGTGTTTGATGTTGTCATGACCTTtgaagaaaaggtttttgattctGTTCTTGAAG ATCTTAATAACAGAGAACAGTCACTGATGAAAACCATACTTGTGATGAACTTGGAGGTTAAAGATAACCACGAGGAAGCAGCTATTGGTGGCCGTCTTGCCTTGGAACTCTGTCAAGAG ATTGAAGGGAATGAAACATGGGAAGATACAATCGATGACATTGTTGCTGGCTTTGAAAAGCAGCAAAGGCGGAAGCTTGTCTATAGCATCTCATTCTACTGA